From Hydractinia symbiolongicarpus strain clone_291-10 chromosome 12, HSymV2.1, whole genome shotgun sequence, one genomic window encodes:
- the LOC130622602 gene encoding discoidin domain-containing receptor 2-like isoform X3, protein MTRECMLLQWFLFTHCIAIALGGECSKPLGMEDGTIKDEQLNASHWLYFKTGSSDHYSAKLARLNVKSPLGGGWCSEDNSEYKNQYIEIDLLINKKLTGLSTQGRAGTAAEYVQFYHITYQRDGEDFFRTYNTSGAWKEFKGNEDSSTVVKHTFEKSFIARRIRLYPRGEEFTIYCLRMELYGCKWAHSASGVFQYNAPLGGERQGVDMRDLPYDGVVTTDRVENGLGKLTDDVYGVKSLVGSQGSPWVAYNVEKPELNFKFSAKRLLKKVLVHVNNNGKDIQIFDSVEIHVSSDDVKYTLLTTYKPIKEQRQHIDAFAVIIKLDSDVVARYIRLKFKKQSTWLLLSEVVFMSDSYPPKQVIPIQTVSKPPIKIFTSVPAVVTTKRKNEVAPEAEQESAKSLSFPVILTIALVTIVLAAVVSIFIYKSYNKKKKKNTPPRNITPTKQQHFESPNSKQEMALLHEEHLLAMQERQTTLLHNGMYMQPNIPVNPYNIPSVMQANQYDTQQPAQAKVYDTHVVVGV, encoded by the exons ATGACAAGAGAAT GTATGCTACTGCAGTGGTTTCTATTCACTCATTGTATCGCGATAGCATTGGGAG gAGAATGCTCAAAGCCTCTCGGTATGGAAGATGGCACAATAAAAGACGAACAGCTGAATGCTTCCCATTGGCTATATTTTAAGACTGGATCGAGTGATCATTACAGCGCAAAATTAGCACGCCTAAATGTGAAATCACCTTTGGGAGGAGGATGGTGTTCAGAAGATAACAGCGAATACAAAAATCAATACATTGAAATAGACTTattgataaacaaaaaattgactGGTCTGTCAACCCAGGGTCGCGCTGGTACCGCAGCAGAATACGTGCAGTTTTACCATATTACCTATCAACGAGATGGGGAAGATTTCTTTCGAACGTACAATACATCAGGTGCTTGGAAG GAGTTTAAAGGCAACGAAGACAGTTCAACAGTGGTAAAACACACGTTTGAGAAATCTTTTATTGCAAGAAGAATACGACTCTACCCACGTGGGGAAGAATTTACAATTTACTGCTTGAGAATGGAACTTTATGGTTGCAAATGGGCTCATAGTGCAT ctGGCGTGTTTCAATACAATGCTCCGTTGGGAGGGGAGAGACAAGGTGTTGATATGAGAGATTTACCGTATGATGGAGTAGTCACCACTGACCGGGTGGAAAATGGTCTTGGTAAATTAACTGATGACGTTTATGGTGTTAAAAGTTTAGTTGGAAGTCAAGGCTCCCCGTGGGTGGCTTACAATGTTGAGAAACCCgagttaaattttaaatttagtgcCAAGAGGTTGTTAAAAAAGGTGTTGGTACATGTAAACAACAATGGGAAAGATATACAAATATTTGATAGTGTAGAAATACACGTTAGTTCCGACGACGTCAAATATACTCTATTAACGACGTATAAACCGATTAAAGAACAGCGTCAACATATCGACGCTTTTGCCGTCATAATTAAACTAGATTCCGACGTCGTCGCCAGGTACATTCGATTAAAGTTTAAGAAACAAAGCACGTGGTTATTGCTCAGTGAGGTTGTATTTATGTCGGATTCTTATCCACCAAAACAAGTCATTCCAATACAAACCGTAAGCAAACCCCCGATCAAAATATTTACTTCTGTTCCAGCAGTTGtgacaacaaaaagaaaaaacgagGTAGCACCTGAAGCGGAGCAAG AGTCAGCAAAAAGCTTGAGCTTTCCTGTCATCCTAACTATTGCACTTGTCACCATCGTGCTTGCTGCCGTTGttagtatttttatttacaaatcatacaacaaaaagaaaaagaagaacacTCCTCCAAGGAACATCACACCAACAAAACAGCAGCACTTCGAATCACCAAACTCAAAACAAGAAATGGCGCTGCTACACGAAGAACATTTACTCGCGATGCAGGAGCGACAGACCACTCTCCTTCACAATGGCATGTATATGCAACCAAATATACCAGTAAACCCATACAATATTCCGTCTGTTATGCAAGCCAACCAATACGATACACAACAACCTGCGCAAGCTAAGGTTTATGATACCCATGTTGTAGTGGGGGTTTAG
- the LOC130622602 gene encoding discoidin domain-containing receptor 2-like isoform X2: protein MKRISTGMLLQWFLFTHCIAIALGGECSKPLGMEDGTIKDEQLNASHWLYFKTGSSDHYSAKLARLNVKSPLGGGWCSEDNSEYKNQYIEIDLLINKKLTGLSTQGRAGTAAEYVQFYHITYQRDGEDFFRTYNTSGAWKEFKGNEDSSTVVKHTFEKSFIARRIRLYPRGEEFTIYCLRMELYGCKWAHSASGVFQYNAPLGGERQGVDMRDLPYDGVVTTDRVENGLGKLTDDVYGVKSLVGSQGSPWVAYNVEKPELNFKFSAKRLLKKVLVHVNNNGKDIQIFDSVEIHVSSDDVKYTLLTTYKPIKEQRQHIDAFAVIIKLDSDVVARYIRLKFKKQSTWLLLSEVVFMSDSYPPKQVIPIQTVSKPPIKIFTSVPAVVTTKRKNEVAPEAEQESAKSLSFPVILTIALVTIVLAAVVSIFIYKSYNKKKKKNTPPRNITPTKQQHFESPNSKQEMALLHEEHLLAMQERQTTLLHNGMYMQPNIPVNPYNIPSVMQANQYDTQQPAQAKVYDTHVVVGV from the exons ATGAAAAGAATATCTAcag GTATGCTACTGCAGTGGTTTCTATTCACTCATTGTATCGCGATAGCATTGGGAG gAGAATGCTCAAAGCCTCTCGGTATGGAAGATGGCACAATAAAAGACGAACAGCTGAATGCTTCCCATTGGCTATATTTTAAGACTGGATCGAGTGATCATTACAGCGCAAAATTAGCACGCCTAAATGTGAAATCACCTTTGGGAGGAGGATGGTGTTCAGAAGATAACAGCGAATACAAAAATCAATACATTGAAATAGACTTattgataaacaaaaaattgactGGTCTGTCAACCCAGGGTCGCGCTGGTACCGCAGCAGAATACGTGCAGTTTTACCATATTACCTATCAACGAGATGGGGAAGATTTCTTTCGAACGTACAATACATCAGGTGCTTGGAAG GAGTTTAAAGGCAACGAAGACAGTTCAACAGTGGTAAAACACACGTTTGAGAAATCTTTTATTGCAAGAAGAATACGACTCTACCCACGTGGGGAAGAATTTACAATTTACTGCTTGAGAATGGAACTTTATGGTTGCAAATGGGCTCATAGTGCAT ctGGCGTGTTTCAATACAATGCTCCGTTGGGAGGGGAGAGACAAGGTGTTGATATGAGAGATTTACCGTATGATGGAGTAGTCACCACTGACCGGGTGGAAAATGGTCTTGGTAAATTAACTGATGACGTTTATGGTGTTAAAAGTTTAGTTGGAAGTCAAGGCTCCCCGTGGGTGGCTTACAATGTTGAGAAACCCgagttaaattttaaatttagtgcCAAGAGGTTGTTAAAAAAGGTGTTGGTACATGTAAACAACAATGGGAAAGATATACAAATATTTGATAGTGTAGAAATACACGTTAGTTCCGACGACGTCAAATATACTCTATTAACGACGTATAAACCGATTAAAGAACAGCGTCAACATATCGACGCTTTTGCCGTCATAATTAAACTAGATTCCGACGTCGTCGCCAGGTACATTCGATTAAAGTTTAAGAAACAAAGCACGTGGTTATTGCTCAGTGAGGTTGTATTTATGTCGGATTCTTATCCACCAAAACAAGTCATTCCAATACAAACCGTAAGCAAACCCCCGATCAAAATATTTACTTCTGTTCCAGCAGTTGtgacaacaaaaagaaaaaacgagGTAGCACCTGAAGCGGAGCAAG AGTCAGCAAAAAGCTTGAGCTTTCCTGTCATCCTAACTATTGCACTTGTCACCATCGTGCTTGCTGCCGTTGttagtatttttatttacaaatcatacaacaaaaagaaaaagaagaacacTCCTCCAAGGAACATCACACCAACAAAACAGCAGCACTTCGAATCACCAAACTCAAAACAAGAAATGGCGCTGCTACACGAAGAACATTTACTCGCGATGCAGGAGCGACAGACCACTCTCCTTCACAATGGCATGTATATGCAACCAAATATACCAGTAAACCCATACAATATTCCGTCTGTTATGCAAGCCAACCAATACGATACACAACAACCTGCGCAAGCTAAGGTTTATGATACCCATGTTGTAGTGGGGGTTTAG
- the LOC130622602 gene encoding discoidin domain-containing receptor 2-like isoform X1: MTLSERATSEPGMLLQWFLFTHCIAIALGGECSKPLGMEDGTIKDEQLNASHWLYFKTGSSDHYSAKLARLNVKSPLGGGWCSEDNSEYKNQYIEIDLLINKKLTGLSTQGRAGTAAEYVQFYHITYQRDGEDFFRTYNTSGAWKEFKGNEDSSTVVKHTFEKSFIARRIRLYPRGEEFTIYCLRMELYGCKWAHSASGVFQYNAPLGGERQGVDMRDLPYDGVVTTDRVENGLGKLTDDVYGVKSLVGSQGSPWVAYNVEKPELNFKFSAKRLLKKVLVHVNNNGKDIQIFDSVEIHVSSDDVKYTLLTTYKPIKEQRQHIDAFAVIIKLDSDVVARYIRLKFKKQSTWLLLSEVVFMSDSYPPKQVIPIQTVSKPPIKIFTSVPAVVTTKRKNEVAPEAEQESAKSLSFPVILTIALVTIVLAAVVSIFIYKSYNKKKKKNTPPRNITPTKQQHFESPNSKQEMALLHEEHLLAMQERQTTLLHNGMYMQPNIPVNPYNIPSVMQANQYDTQQPAQAKVYDTHVVVGV, from the exons ATGACTTTGTCTGAGAGAGCAACCTCAGAGCCTG GTATGCTACTGCAGTGGTTTCTATTCACTCATTGTATCGCGATAGCATTGGGAG gAGAATGCTCAAAGCCTCTCGGTATGGAAGATGGCACAATAAAAGACGAACAGCTGAATGCTTCCCATTGGCTATATTTTAAGACTGGATCGAGTGATCATTACAGCGCAAAATTAGCACGCCTAAATGTGAAATCACCTTTGGGAGGAGGATGGTGTTCAGAAGATAACAGCGAATACAAAAATCAATACATTGAAATAGACTTattgataaacaaaaaattgactGGTCTGTCAACCCAGGGTCGCGCTGGTACCGCAGCAGAATACGTGCAGTTTTACCATATTACCTATCAACGAGATGGGGAAGATTTCTTTCGAACGTACAATACATCAGGTGCTTGGAAG GAGTTTAAAGGCAACGAAGACAGTTCAACAGTGGTAAAACACACGTTTGAGAAATCTTTTATTGCAAGAAGAATACGACTCTACCCACGTGGGGAAGAATTTACAATTTACTGCTTGAGAATGGAACTTTATGGTTGCAAATGGGCTCATAGTGCAT ctGGCGTGTTTCAATACAATGCTCCGTTGGGAGGGGAGAGACAAGGTGTTGATATGAGAGATTTACCGTATGATGGAGTAGTCACCACTGACCGGGTGGAAAATGGTCTTGGTAAATTAACTGATGACGTTTATGGTGTTAAAAGTTTAGTTGGAAGTCAAGGCTCCCCGTGGGTGGCTTACAATGTTGAGAAACCCgagttaaattttaaatttagtgcCAAGAGGTTGTTAAAAAAGGTGTTGGTACATGTAAACAACAATGGGAAAGATATACAAATATTTGATAGTGTAGAAATACACGTTAGTTCCGACGACGTCAAATATACTCTATTAACGACGTATAAACCGATTAAAGAACAGCGTCAACATATCGACGCTTTTGCCGTCATAATTAAACTAGATTCCGACGTCGTCGCCAGGTACATTCGATTAAAGTTTAAGAAACAAAGCACGTGGTTATTGCTCAGTGAGGTTGTATTTATGTCGGATTCTTATCCACCAAAACAAGTCATTCCAATACAAACCGTAAGCAAACCCCCGATCAAAATATTTACTTCTGTTCCAGCAGTTGtgacaacaaaaagaaaaaacgagGTAGCACCTGAAGCGGAGCAAG AGTCAGCAAAAAGCTTGAGCTTTCCTGTCATCCTAACTATTGCACTTGTCACCATCGTGCTTGCTGCCGTTGttagtatttttatttacaaatcatacaacaaaaagaaaaagaagaacacTCCTCCAAGGAACATCACACCAACAAAACAGCAGCACTTCGAATCACCAAACTCAAAACAAGAAATGGCGCTGCTACACGAAGAACATTTACTCGCGATGCAGGAGCGACAGACCACTCTCCTTCACAATGGCATGTATATGCAACCAAATATACCAGTAAACCCATACAATATTCCGTCTGTTATGCAAGCCAACCAATACGATACACAACAACCTGCGCAAGCTAAGGTTTATGATACCCATGTTGTAGTGGGGGTTTAG
- the LOC130622602 gene encoding discoidin domain-containing receptor 2-like isoform X4, protein MLLQWFLFTHCIAIALGGECSKPLGMEDGTIKDEQLNASHWLYFKTGSSDHYSAKLARLNVKSPLGGGWCSEDNSEYKNQYIEIDLLINKKLTGLSTQGRAGTAAEYVQFYHITYQRDGEDFFRTYNTSGAWKEFKGNEDSSTVVKHTFEKSFIARRIRLYPRGEEFTIYCLRMELYGCKWAHSASGVFQYNAPLGGERQGVDMRDLPYDGVVTTDRVENGLGKLTDDVYGVKSLVGSQGSPWVAYNVEKPELNFKFSAKRLLKKVLVHVNNNGKDIQIFDSVEIHVSSDDVKYTLLTTYKPIKEQRQHIDAFAVIIKLDSDVVARYIRLKFKKQSTWLLLSEVVFMSDSYPPKQVIPIQTVSKPPIKIFTSVPAVVTTKRKNEVAPEAEQESAKSLSFPVILTIALVTIVLAAVVSIFIYKSYNKKKKKNTPPRNITPTKQQHFESPNSKQEMALLHEEHLLAMQERQTTLLHNGMYMQPNIPVNPYNIPSVMQANQYDTQQPAQAKVYDTHVVVGV, encoded by the exons ATGCTACTGCAGTGGTTTCTATTCACTCATTGTATCGCGATAGCATTGGGAG gAGAATGCTCAAAGCCTCTCGGTATGGAAGATGGCACAATAAAAGACGAACAGCTGAATGCTTCCCATTGGCTATATTTTAAGACTGGATCGAGTGATCATTACAGCGCAAAATTAGCACGCCTAAATGTGAAATCACCTTTGGGAGGAGGATGGTGTTCAGAAGATAACAGCGAATACAAAAATCAATACATTGAAATAGACTTattgataaacaaaaaattgactGGTCTGTCAACCCAGGGTCGCGCTGGTACCGCAGCAGAATACGTGCAGTTTTACCATATTACCTATCAACGAGATGGGGAAGATTTCTTTCGAACGTACAATACATCAGGTGCTTGGAAG GAGTTTAAAGGCAACGAAGACAGTTCAACAGTGGTAAAACACACGTTTGAGAAATCTTTTATTGCAAGAAGAATACGACTCTACCCACGTGGGGAAGAATTTACAATTTACTGCTTGAGAATGGAACTTTATGGTTGCAAATGGGCTCATAGTGCAT ctGGCGTGTTTCAATACAATGCTCCGTTGGGAGGGGAGAGACAAGGTGTTGATATGAGAGATTTACCGTATGATGGAGTAGTCACCACTGACCGGGTGGAAAATGGTCTTGGTAAATTAACTGATGACGTTTATGGTGTTAAAAGTTTAGTTGGAAGTCAAGGCTCCCCGTGGGTGGCTTACAATGTTGAGAAACCCgagttaaattttaaatttagtgcCAAGAGGTTGTTAAAAAAGGTGTTGGTACATGTAAACAACAATGGGAAAGATATACAAATATTTGATAGTGTAGAAATACACGTTAGTTCCGACGACGTCAAATATACTCTATTAACGACGTATAAACCGATTAAAGAACAGCGTCAACATATCGACGCTTTTGCCGTCATAATTAAACTAGATTCCGACGTCGTCGCCAGGTACATTCGATTAAAGTTTAAGAAACAAAGCACGTGGTTATTGCTCAGTGAGGTTGTATTTATGTCGGATTCTTATCCACCAAAACAAGTCATTCCAATACAAACCGTAAGCAAACCCCCGATCAAAATATTTACTTCTGTTCCAGCAGTTGtgacaacaaaaagaaaaaacgagGTAGCACCTGAAGCGGAGCAAG AGTCAGCAAAAAGCTTGAGCTTTCCTGTCATCCTAACTATTGCACTTGTCACCATCGTGCTTGCTGCCGTTGttagtatttttatttacaaatcatacaacaaaaagaaaaagaagaacacTCCTCCAAGGAACATCACACCAACAAAACAGCAGCACTTCGAATCACCAAACTCAAAACAAGAAATGGCGCTGCTACACGAAGAACATTTACTCGCGATGCAGGAGCGACAGACCACTCTCCTTCACAATGGCATGTATATGCAACCAAATATACCAGTAAACCCATACAATATTCCGTCTGTTATGCAAGCCAACCAATACGATACACAACAACCTGCGCAAGCTAAGGTTTATGATACCCATGTTGTAGTGGGGGTTTAG